TGTTGTCAAGAGGTTTATGCTAGTATCTTTCTGAAGCAAATATTAAGTTAAAGCATAATAATATAAGTTGACAATCCTTTTGCGTCGTAGTTATTCTGGAATAGTTATTGCCTTTTAATTTCAAAGGCTGCCATTTATCCAGGGTTATAGGCGGTATAAATAGATACAACAGTTAAAATCTCGTGAGTAGTTTCTATTTACGTCATACCGTACTAATGCCATTCTTTTTCAGCAAAACGCATTTACCCTTAGAGTTAAAGATTTTCAAGCTTTTGGAATCAGAAATTTAGAATTAATCAGGTATCAACATAGGGCTGCCAACTTAGGGAGTTGAAATTTAGTGCAAGAGGTTTCTACCGAACCATCACTTGGACTTTAAAGGTTGAAAATTTTGAGTCATTCAGTACAAAACTTATGAAGAATGTTCGATTAAGGTCTTCTATTCTCTGGTTATTGCCGTTTGGTTTTTTCTTTTGCGGATATACAGAGCAAGCTTTTGCTGCTGAGTACTACGTAGACATTAAGGGAGCAGATTCAGGAAACGGTACGCAGTCTTCACCCTGGCGTACCCTGCAAAAAGCCCTTTCATCTGTCGCTCCCGATCGCGGACACACTGTTAAGGTAGGAGCTGGTCAGTACGATCTTGGTGGAAAAGTTTCAGTCCCGTCAGGATTGAACCTTGTGGGTTCAGGCGTAGGTTCAACCACCATAATGGGAGAGCTTCAAGTGGTTAAAGTTAAAGATGTCACCATTAGAGGCATTAAATTTGATGGAAATAATCGTAAATATGGACTGGGTATGTTCATTCGAGACGCCAATCAATTAAATATTCAAGATGCGGCGTTCAATGGATATGCGAATGAGGCTATCAATATGGAAAGAGTTTCCAATAGCAAGATATACAACATTAAGATTAGAGACAGTTCTCATAACAATCGCGTTTTGGGTGGAGGTGGTAAGCAAACTTCCTCTATGGCCATCGGCAACTTGTCAAATGTTCTAGTGGATACTATAGATCTTGATTCCAGAGCACGTGGTGGCGCAGGAATTACGTCAATCAGTGATGCTTGGTCTAAAGACCAACCCTGGAATAGTCCATCTGGAGTTTTGAAAAACGTTAAGTTTTCTAATTTAAATATTAATGTCGATCAGTGGAGTGCTTGGGCAAGTGGCAAAACTCCACAAATGGCTTTGGAATTGTGGCATCAACAATGTATTAACTGTGAGATTTCTAACTCTACCTTTAACAGTACAGTTTCTTTAGCAACTGATAACTCAACGCGCATTCACGTACACCACAATAAGTGGGTGGGCGATAACCCTTATTATGCAGTGGAGGTAGACAGTGACAACATTGAATTTAATCATAATATAATTACGGGTGGGACTTATCCCCTAGCAATGTTTGGAAAGGGGCGGCAAAGAAATAATTTATACGTACATCACAACATCTTTGCAAACACGGATGATCCTGTCTTACTTGGTAATTTTTTGGGTAAAATGAACAATCTCAAAATTATTGCAAACACGATTGTTCTTGATAAGGATGGCAAGCTTTTGAATTCAGCAGCAGGGGAAGCTCCCGACCAGCAGATACGCGATAACATTTTCTTTCGACAAAACAAGGGGAACAACACGATAGGAGCTAAGACTGGTGTAAGCAACAATCTTTTTTACAATGTTCCTGCCGAAGGGTCTGGTGCAGTGAATGCCGATCCTAAGTTTGCTCTTTCGGGTGATTCATTATTATCCTACTATACACCAACAAATGGTGCAGTAAAGAAATATGGTGCCCTTTCAGCAGGGACTTCAGCATGGACTGACCAACGGACTGATAATTTCGTTGATTCTTCCAATACTTCTGATGATTTTGCTGATTTTTCCAACACTGATGAG
This genomic interval from Scytonema hofmannii PCC 7110 contains the following:
- a CDS encoding PEP-CTERM sorting domain-containing protein; translated protein: MKNVRLRSSILWLLPFGFFFCGYTEQAFAAEYYVDIKGADSGNGTQSSPWRTLQKALSSVAPDRGHTVKVGAGQYDLGGKVSVPSGLNLVGSGVGSTTIMGELQVVKVKDVTIRGIKFDGNNRKYGLGMFIRDANQLNIQDAAFNGYANEAINMERVSNSKIYNIKIRDSSHNNRVLGGGGKQTSSMAIGNLSNVLVDTIDLDSRARGGAGITSISDAWSKDQPWNSPSGVLKNVKFSNLNINVDQWSAWASGKTPQMALELWHQQCINCEISNSTFNSTVSLATDNSTRIHVHHNKWVGDNPYYAVEVDSDNIEFNHNIITGGTYPLAMFGKGRQRNNLYVHHNIFANTDDPVLLGNFLGKMNNLKIIANTIVLDKDGKLLNSAAGEAPDQQIRDNIFFRQNKGNNTIGAKTGVSNNLFYNVPAEGSGAVNADPKFALSGDSLLSYYTPTNGAVKKYGALSAGTSAWTDQRTDNFVDSSNTSDDFADFSNTDENQSRSSNNLSFFNKMNNSKSVPEPLTILGSATALSFGAYMVRHFRKKKI